In Rhodamnia argentea isolate NSW1041297 chromosome 11, ASM2092103v1, whole genome shotgun sequence, one genomic interval encodes:
- the LOC115744088 gene encoding TSL-kinase interacting protein 1 has translation MRPAKHRKVKAPPSGNAKNVHKGRDKSVKRTDELHHILKEQGTYFLKTGKELHALQHSPVQRLDPSTKIKLQLFPIDEVTRLGLQKDGHHPYLELTLKARKRISSILKHLQTKWGSSTIATGEPGLYPYSIQEAKSSPERWTLDDKDVSAGDVHAAIGSPALFRLRYGWFSNAGGKSSELAPAESLNPSSFLAKSSHQHEGMQKSCDSNINNKCDEGRKFEQADIEVTEAVGGVKNHEVMVDNLVDHPVDQMNAFECNEAGLRQSSEIWTDNLTNVSIGGLLSEASLQGMFSSFLSKTNGCVPTSHPSQCTSDSFDALITTHVKHSQSTKLSSNEPCSSILDAEDTCMAFPFKKSSMNKDISNSNGSSNAELSCPEIGTRPCQFLKAAEDGVQVRIEPDTSPANASQESESTLQLCSRVYNDESSLGLAGIKWTDTLGPFDLGLPSGKVINGDSISTSGFVR, from the exons ATGAGACCTGCAAAACACAGAAAGGTGAAGGCTCCTCCTAGTGGCAATGCTAAAAACGTTCACAAGGGAAGGGATAAATCTGTAAAGAGAACTGATGAGCTGCATCACATTTTAAAAG aACAAGGTACATATTTCTTGAAAACAGGAAAAGAGTTGCATGCGCTTCAGCATTCTCCAGTGCAGAGACTTGATCCTTCGACAAAGATCAAGTTACAGCTTTTCCCCATTGATGAAGTCACTCGCTTAGGATTGCAAAAG gATGGACACCATCCATATTTAGAGCTCACTTTAAAAGCTCGGAAAAGGATTTCCTCTATTCTGAAGCACCTGCAGACTAAGTGGGGAAGTTCAACCATTGCAACTGGAGAACCTGGCCTTTATCCTTATAGCATACAGGAGGCAAAAAGTAGTCCTGAGAGATGGACTTTGGATGATAAAGATGTAAGTGCAGGTGATGTCCATGCAGCTATTGGTAGCCCTGCCTTGTTCCGCCTAAG GTATGGCTGGTTCTCCAATGCTGGAGGTAAATCTTCTGAATTGGCCCCAGCAGAGTCCCTGAACCCTTCATCATTTCTCGCCAAGTCTTCTCACCAACATGAAGGCATGCAGAAAAGTTGCGATAGTAACATCAATAATAAGTGTGATGAGGGGAGAAAGTTTGAGCAGGCAGATATTGAAGTAACAGAAGCAGTTGGTGGTGTGAAGAACCATGAAGTCATGGTGGACAACTTAGTGGATCATCCAGTAGATCAGATG AATGCTTTTGAGTGCAATGAAGCGGGTCTCAGGCAATCATCAGAAATATGGACTGATAATCTCACAAACGTTAGCATTGGGGGTCTGCTTTCTGAGGCATCCTTGCAGGGCATGTTCAGCAGTTTTTTGTCAAAGACAAATGGGTGTGTTCCAACCTCTCATCCATCCCAATGTACCTCTGATTCATTTGATGCATTGATTACTACACATGTTAAACATTCTCAAAGTACAAAGCTGTCATCAAATGAGCCATGTTCATCCATTTTGGATGCCGAAGATACATGCATGGCATTTCCTTTTAAGAAGTCCTCTATGAACAAAGATATATCGAATTCAAATGGAAGTAGCAACGCTGAGCTCTCCTGCCCAGAAATTGGAACCAGGCCTTGCCAATTTCTCAAAGCAGCTGAG GATGGCGTACAGGTTAGGATTGAACCCGATACTTCCCCTGCTAATGCTTCTCAAGAATCTGAATCTACCCTCCAGCTTTGTTCACGAGTTTATAATGATGAAAGCAGCCTTGGTCTAGCAGGAATCAAATGG ACTGACACTCTGGGACCGTTTGATCTGGGTCTTCCCTCAGGAAAGGTTATAAATGGGGATAGTATTAGCACGAGTGGATTTGTTAGATAA